Proteins found in one Neomonachus schauinslandi chromosome 1, ASM220157v2, whole genome shotgun sequence genomic segment:
- the ITIH1 gene encoding inter-alpha-trypsin inhibitor heavy chain H1 — MDGTMGLRALLCVYLASLLVLQAMPTQGSPTGRPKVSKKQQTVDTAVDGVTIRSLKVNCKVTSRFAHYVITSQVVNSADEAKEVAFDVEIPKTAFISDFAITADGNAFIGDIKDKVSAWKQYRKAAISGENAGLVRASGRTMEQFTIHLTIGPRSKATFRLTYEEVLKRKLKQYDIVIKVKPKQLVHHFEIDVDIFEPRGISKLDAQASFLPKELESQLIKKSFSGKQGHVLFRPTVGQQQSCPTCSTSLLNGDFKVTYDVNRDQLCDLLVANNHFAHFFAPQNLTNLNKNVVFVIDISTSMEGQKVKQTKEALLKILGDMRPGDYFDLVLFGSEVQSWRGSLVQASPANLRAAQDFVRHFFLAGATNLNGGLLRGIEILNQAHGSLPKLSNHASILIMLTDGEPTEGVTDRSQILKNVRNAIRGRFPLYNLGFGHNVDLNFLEIMSMENNGQAQRIYEDHDATQQLQGFYDQVANPLLVDVALLYPRDAVSALTQHHHKQYYEGSEIVVAGRIEDHKLGTFKADVLARGEGREFKTTCLVDEEEMKKLLQERGHMLENHVERLWAYLTIQELLAKRMRLEGKEKADVTAKALQMSLAYQFVTPLTSMTIRGMTDEDGLEPVIDKPPEDSLPLEMLGHKKMFVLSALQPSPTRSSSNIQQLPNQVTGVDTDPHFLIHVPQKEDPLCFNINEEPGVVLSLVQDPDTGFSVNGQLIGNKASSPGQQEGTYFGRLGIANPATGFQLEVTPQNITLNPGSGGPVFSWRDQASLRQHEVVVTINRRRNLVVSVEDGGTFEVVLHRVWKGSSVHQDFLGFYVLDSHRMSARTHGLLGQFFHPFDYKVSDPHPGSDPTKTDATMVVKSHQLTVTRGLQKDYSKDPRHGAEVTCWFVHNNGAGLIDGVYTDYIVPDIF, encoded by the exons ATGGACGGCACCATGGGGCTGCGGGCGCTACTGTGCGTGTACCTGGCCTCCCTCCTCGTCCTGCAGGCCATGCCCACTCAGGGTTCACCCACAGGCAGGCCCAAAGTCAGCAAG AAGCAACAGACTGTGGACACA GCCGTCGACGGCGTGACCATCCGGAGTTTGAAAGTCAACTGCAAAGTCACCTCTCGCTTTGCCCACTATGTCATCACCAGCCAAGTGGTCAACAGTGCCGATGAAGCCAAGGAAGTGGCCTTCGATGTGGAAATCCCCAAGACGGCCTTCATCAGTGACTTTGCCAT CACAGCAGATGGAAACGCATTCATCGGGGACATAAAGGACAAAGTGTCCGCGTGGAAGCAGTACCGGAAAGCTGCCATCTCTGGAGAGAATGCCGGCCTTGTCAG GGCCTCGGGGAGAACAATGGAGCAATTCACCATCCACCTCACCATCGGGCCCCGGAGCAAGGCCACATTCCGGCTGACCTACGAGGAGGTGCTGAAGCGAAAACTCAAACAGTACGACATTGTCATCAAAGTCAAGCCCAAGCAGCTGGTGCATCATTTCGAG ATCGACGTGGACATCTTTGAGCCTCGGGGGATCAGCAAGCTGGATGCCcaggcctccttcctccccaagGAACTGGAAAGCCAACTCATCAAGAAGTCCTTCTCAGGGAAACAG GGTCACGTGCTCTTCCGCCCTACTGTGGGTCAGCAGCAATCCTGCCCCAcgtgctccacatccttgctgaaTGGGGACTTCAAGGTGACCTACGATGTCAATCGAGACCAACTCTGCGACCTCCTG GTTGCCAATAACCACTTTGCCCACTTCTTCGCTCCCCAAAACCTGACGAACCTGAACAAGAACGTGGTGTTTGTGATTGACATTAGCACCTCCATGGAAGGCCAGAAAGTGAAACAG ACCAAGGAGGCGCTCCTTAAAATCCTGGGGGACATGCGGCCAGGGGACTATTTCGACCTGGTCCTCTTTGGGTCTGAAGTGCAATCATGGAGGGGCTCGCTGGTGCAGGCATCCCCCGCCAATCTTCGAGCGGCTCAAGACTTCGTGCGGCATTTCTTCCTGGCTGGGG CCACAAACCTGAATGGAGGTTTGCTCCGGGGAATCGAGATCTTGAACCAAGCTCATGGGAGCCTCCCCAAACTCAGCAACCATGCCTCCATTCTCATCATGCTGACAGACGGCGAGCCCACAGAGG GGGTGACAGACCGTTCCCAAATCCTCAAGAACGTCCGCAACGCCATCCGGGGCAGGTTCCCGCTCTACAACTTGGGCTTTGGCCACAACGTGGACTTGAACTTCCTGGAGATCATGTCCATGGAGAACAACGGACAGGCCCAGAGAATTTATGAGGACCATGACGCCACCCAGCAGCTGCAg GGTTTCTACGACCAGGTAGCCAACCCCCTCCTGGTGGACGTGGCGCTGCTCTACCCCCGGGACGCCGTCTCAGCCCTGACCCAGCACCACCATAAACAGTACTACGAAGGCTCGGAGATCGTGGTGGCCGGGCGCATCGAAGACCACAAACTGGGCACTTTCAAGGCTGACGTGTTGGCCCGTGGG GAGGGCCGAGAATTCAAGACGACCTGCCTGGTGGATGAGGAGGAGATGAAGAAACTGCTCCAGGAGCGGGGCCACATGCTGGAGAACCACGTGGAACGCCTCTGGGCCTACCTCACCATCCAGGAGCTGCTGGCCAAGCG GATGAGGttagaggggaaggagaaggccGACGTGACGGCCAAGGCCCTGCAGATGTCGCTGGCCTACCAGTTCGTGACCCCGCTGACCTCCATGACCATCAGGGGCATGACAGACGAGGACGGCCTGGAGCCCGTCATCGACAAGCCCCCTGAGG aTTCTCTGCCCTTGG AGATGCTGGGACACAAAAAGA TGTTCGTGCTGTCGGCTTTGCAGCCGTCCCCGACTCGATCCAGTTCCAACATCCAGCAGTTGCCAAACCAAGTGACCGGAG TGGACACTGATCCCCACTTCCTCATCCACGTGCCCCAGAAGGAGGATCCTCTGTGCTTCAATATCAATGAGGAGCCCGGCGTGGTCCTCAGCCTGGTGCAGGACCCGGACACAG GCTTCTCAGTGAATGGGCAGCTCATTGGCAACAAGGCCAGCAGCCCTGGGCAGCAAGAGGGCACATACTTTGGCCGGCTGGGGATCGCGAACCCTGCAACGGGCTTTCAGCTGGAAGTGACTCCTCAGAACATTACACTGAACCCTGGCTCGGGTGGACCCGTGTTCTCCTGGAGGGACCAGGCTTCACTGCGGCAGCATGA GGTGGTAGTGACCATCAACAGGAGGAGGAACCTGGTGGTGTCTGTGGAGGATGGGGGCACTTTTGAGGTCGTCCTGCACCGGGTGTGGAAGGGGAGTTCCGTCCACCAGGACTTCCTGGGCTTCTATGTGCTGGATAGTCACCGGATGTCGGCACGGACACACGGGCTGCTGG GACAATTCTTCCACCCTTTTGATTATAAAGTGTCTGACCCCCACCCAGGCTCTGACCCCACAAAGACAGATGCCACAATGGTGGTGAAGAGCCACCAGCTGACGGTCACCAG GGGTTTGCAAAAAGACTACAGCAAGGACCCCCGGCACGGGGCTGAGGTGACCTGTTGGTTCGTCCACAACAATGGGGCAGGGCTGATCGACGGTGTTTACACTGACTATATCGTCCCTGACATCTTCTGA